The nucleotide sequence GGTCGTGGCGGTACTCGCCGGAGCGCTGGGCGGGGCGATCTGGGGCTTCGTACCCGGGTTCCTGAAGGCGCGTACCGGTGCGCACGAGGTGATCACCACGATCATGCTCAACTACGTCTCGTTCTCCTTCCTGGCCTGGATCATCGTGCAGGGCGGGGTGCACGATCCGGAGCGGACCGACGCGATCAGCCGGCCGGTGGACGGCTCCGCGCAACTGCCCCGGCTGCTCGGCGGCGACCTGCGGGTGCATCTCGGCATCGTGCTGGCGGTCGCCGCCACCTGGGCGGTCGGCTGGCTGCTCAACCGCTCCACCTTCGGCTTCGAACTGCGGGCGGTCGGCGCCAACCCGGACGCGGCACGGACCGCCGGGATCAGCGTCGGCCGGACGTACGTGCTGGTGATGGTGATCGCCGGGGCGCTCTCCGGGCTGGGCGGCGCCAACATGGTGCTCGGGACCACCGCCACCGCGCTCACCCCACTGGTGGTGGCCCAGATCGGCTTCGACGGCATCCTGGTGGCCCTGCTCGGCCGGGTGAAGCCGTGGGGTGTCGCGCTCGCCGCCCTGCTCTTCGGGGCGCTCCAGGCCGGCGGCAACCGGATGCAGTCGTACGCCAGCATCTCGCTGGAGCTGGTCACCGTGTTGCAGGCGCTGATCGTCATCTTCATCGCCGCGCCGGCCCTGGTGAAGGCGATCTTCGGGCTCCGGGCCGCCCGCGCCGCCCGGCTGTCCTCCACGAGCATGGCGAAGGGCTGGTAGTCAGCGTGAGCGCGAGGAGTGAGCTTGCGAGCCCCGCAGTCGCGAACGGAGGGGGTGCGGTGAGCGCGAGGAGTGAGCTTGCGAGCCCCGCAGTCGCGAACGGAGGGGGTGCGGTGAGCGCGAGGAGTGAGCTTGCGAGCCCCGCAGTCGCGAACGGAAGGTGGCACTGATGTCGACGATGGCTGTCGAGGACGTCGCCGTCGCGGTGCGTACGGGCTTCTGGACCCGGGACCGCAGGGTCGGCGCCGGTTCCGTACTGCTCGGAATTGTCGCGGCGGTGCTGTTCGGCTCGCTCGCCACCGGTGAGGACGCCCGGTTCACGCTCAGCGAGGATGCCGGTGGGGCGGCGCTGGCCATCGACGGCACGTTCGGGGCGATCCTGTTCGGGCTGGTGGCGGCGGCGGCCGGGGCGGCGCTGCTGGCCGGGCTGCCGAAGCGCTGGTTCGTGCCGCTGCTCGGCGTGGCGGTGGTCGGGGTGGTGCTCTCCTTCCTCTGCTGGCAGGTGTCGGCGGCGCCGGCCGGGCAGAACTTCATGCCGCTGGTAAACATCGTCCGGGGTACCTTCATCCTGGCCCTGCCGCTGATCTTCGGCGCGCTGGCCGGGGTGCTCTGCGAACGGTCCGGCGTGGTGAACGTGGCTATCGAGGGCCAACTGCTGATGGGGGCCTTCGCCGGTGCGCTGGTCGGCACGATCGCGGCGAGCGCCTGGGTCGGGCTGATCGCGGCCGCGCTCGGCGGCGCGCTGATCTCGCTGCTGCTGGCGATCTTCACCATCCGCTACCTGGTCGACCAGGTGGTGATGGGGATCGTGCTGAACCTGCTCGCGGTCGGCCTGACCGGCTTCCTCTACGAGCGGCTGATGCAGCCGGAGGCGGCGAAGTACAACCAGCCGCCGAGGTTCGAGGCGTGGCCGATCCCGGTGCTGTCGGACATCCCGGTGCTCGGGCCGGCACTGTTCCGGGGCAACATCTTCCTCTACCTGGCGCTGGTCCTGGTGCTTGTGGTGCACGTCGCGCTGTTCCGCACCCGGTGGGGGCTGCGGACCCGCTCGGTGGGCGAGCACCCGACCGCCGCCGACACCCTCGGGGTGAAGGTGCTGGCGCTGCGCTACCGGAACGTG is from Micromonospora sp. WMMD1102 and encodes:
- a CDS encoding ABC transporter permease; the encoded protein is MTDVNEPGSPQPEQPTPARPEQPTPARPAPSAGAGGGPGEPGGAPTDRDGGGRQLLQTFVHNLWAANTVTVTVLAIVLATLIGAVLIIVSDPDVLATWGYFTAQPSDALNASWTVVSDAYANLFKGAVVDPAAVQAWANGSGGWQPVFAPISETLTYTAPLVFTGLAVSLAFRGGLFNIGAQGQATLGVILAALAGFLLPLPPVIHLVVAVLAGALGGAIWGFVPGFLKARTGAHEVITTIMLNYVSFSFLAWIIVQGGVHDPERTDAISRPVDGSAQLPRLLGGDLRVHLGIVLAVAATWAVGWLLNRSTFGFELRAVGANPDAARTAGISVGRTYVLVMVIAGALSGLGGANMVLGTTATALTPLVVAQIGFDGILVALLGRVKPWGVALAALLFGALQAGGNRMQSYASISLELVTVLQALIVIFIAAPALVKAIFGLRAARAARLSSTSMAKGW
- a CDS encoding ABC transporter permease; its protein translation is MSTMAVEDVAVAVRTGFWTRDRRVGAGSVLLGIVAAVLFGSLATGEDARFTLSEDAGGAALAIDGTFGAILFGLVAAAAGAALLAGLPKRWFVPLLGVAVVGVVLSFLCWQVSAAPAGQNFMPLVNIVRGTFILALPLIFGALAGVLCERSGVVNVAIEGQLLMGAFAGALVGTIAASAWVGLIAAALGGALISLLLAIFTIRYLVDQVVMGIVLNLLAVGLTGFLYERLMQPEAAKYNQPPRFEAWPIPVLSDIPVLGPALFRGNIFLYLALVLVLVVHVALFRTRWGLRTRSVGEHPTAADTLGVKVLALRYRNVLLAGMVAGIGGASYTLALYTFSKNMIGGKGFIALAALIFGRWSPTGALLAALFFGFADQLGTYLSAIDSSIPSEFLAMLPYLATLLAVAGLVGKVRAPAADGKPYIKG